The Halomonas sp. KG2 genome segment CAGGTCAATAATCTGTGCGCCCGTATCGGGATCAAGGTTACCTGTTGGTTCGTCGGCAAAGACTAGCTCAGGGTCGGTAACGAATGCGCGAGCAATGGCAACGCGCTGCTGCTCGCCTCCCGAAAGCTGTTTAGGCAGATGCTCTGTGCGCTCACCCAGTCCGACTCGCTCAAGCCATTGAGCCGCTGCCTGAGTTTCTCCCGCTCTGGGAGACAACTCCAACGGCAGTAGCACATTTTCTAATGCACTTAACGTCGGTAGTAGCTGAAAGTTTTGGAATACAAAACCGACTCTTCCGGCACGCAACGCTGCACGCCCATCTTCATCCATTCGGCTCAGCGGCTGGCCAAATAGCGTGAGCTCACCATCACTGGGCGTATCCAACCCAGCCAATAACCCTAGCAGGGTCGACTTACCAGCACCGCTTTTACCAAGAATGGCAACACTTTCTCCCGCGGCCACGCTGAGCGAAAGGTCGTGTAAGATAGTTAGCGAACGCTCTCCGCTCCTCACCTGTTTAGATAGTTTTTCCGCATGCAGGACTGGCTGGTGAGCTTGCTTGTGAGGAACATTACTAGCGGTGATGGTGTCGGTGGTGGGCTGATGCGAAGAGGCAGCATCGGTTGGCAAATTAGCGGTTGGGTCCAAGTGGGCTTTTGGATCCAAATTGGCTTGTGGATCAGAGGAGTAAGACATGAAGCATGGCATCCCTATAGCGAGGCAAAGACTGAACCGCATGGTAACCGGAGGGTTGCTGGCACTGATAGTCATCTTTAGCGCACCAGCACTCAGCGCCGACCAACGCCCAACACTTTTAGTCATGGGCGATAGTCTTAGTGCCGCCTATGGTATAGAGCAAGAAATGGGTTGGGTAACGTTATTGGCTGAGCGGCTAGATGGTGAAGCCCAGGTTATCAATGTCAGTATCAGCGGTGAAACGACGTCCGGTGGTGCACAACGATTAGCTAACATTATCGGACAACGACAGCCTGATATCGTTCTGTTAGAGCTTGGCGGCAACGATGGATTACGCGGCCTTCCGCCTGCTCAAATGCGTTCTAATCTAGCTGGCATGATTGAACAAAGCCAACAGGCAGGTGCTGACGTACTGCTTCTCGGCATTGATATTCCGCCCAACTATGGCCAAGCCTACCGTGATGCCTTTACCGGTGTTTTTCATTCGTTAGCTGATGAGTATGACGTACCTCTCGTGCCCTTCTTGTTGGAAGACGTAGCGCTTAACGAGCAACTGATGCAAGATGACGGCATTCACCCCACCGCAGCAGCTCAACCCATTATTTTAGACAACGTTTGGCCAGCACTTGAACCTCTGCTCGATAGCGTGTTTCAAGCATCCGCCAAATGAGACA includes the following:
- a CDS encoding ABC transporter ATP-binding protein → MSYSSDPQANLDPKAHLDPTANLPTDAASSHQPTTDTITASNVPHKQAHQPVLHAEKLSKQVRSGERSLTILHDLSLSVAAGESVAILGKSGAGKSTLLGLLAGLDTPSDGELTLFGQPLSRMDEDGRAALRAGRVGFVFQNFQLLPTLSALENVLLPLELSPRAGETQAAAQWLERVGLGERTEHLPKQLSGGEQQRVAIARAFVTDPELVFADEPTGNLDPDTGAQIIDLLFTLNREAGTTLILVTHDHALARRCDRCLRLANGQLMPFEPTAAASGGGDE
- a CDS encoding arylesterase, which codes for MKHGIPIARQRLNRMVTGGLLALIVIFSAPALSADQRPTLLVMGDSLSAAYGIEQEMGWVTLLAERLDGEAQVINVSISGETTSGGAQRLANIIGQRQPDIVLLELGGNDGLRGLPPAQMRSNLAGMIEQSQQAGADVLLLGIDIPPNYGQAYRDAFTGVFHSLADEYDVPLVPFLLEDVALNEQLMQDDGIHPTAAAQPIILDNVWPALEPLLDSVFQASAK